The sequence AGACACAACAGCAACGCCATAGTCTCTCCTCAGCCTAAATAGCTTCTCAGGGCAAAAACATCACTCAGATTGCAGGTTCCGGTGACGAGGGAACGGGGCGATCGCCCCTTTTTCTCTAGCGAAGGGTTGCAGTTGATGAACGACGCTCTGGCTAAAGGCCGATGTCGTCGTGTATCCTGGCGAACGACTCTGATTTCTGTTGTTTTAGATACATTAATAGCGTTTATCTAAGGAAACCCATGGTTAACAAGTACTTACTGTCTACCCTAACCGCTGGTGCGCTAGCGATTACCCTGGCGGCCTGTGAGCCCAGGGCAACTACCCCAGAGGTGGTGCCGCCCACCACAGAAGCCCCAGGCCAAGCGCCGGGAACCACTGAAGTGGGCGATCGCGCCGACTACAACGAAGTGCCTGTCCCTGAAGACGACAGCACGGTGGGTACAGACCCCACCCAAATTGCCCTAGCAGTATTTGGCAGCACCGAGCCAGGGGAAGGTAACTTTACTGAATACGCAGACCTGATCGAAGAAACCGACGCTGGAGCCCTAGTGTTACTCACCCAAACCGGCCTGGCCGACGACTCGGTGAACGGCATGCGCTATCGCTTAGAGTTTGTGCCCGAAGGCGACCAATGGCGGCTCGACTGGGCCGGACAACAGGCCCGCTGTCAGCCAGGGCGAGGCTCTGAAGACTGGACCACTGACCTGTGCAATTAAGCAAAAGTTCACTCTCGTTAGCGAAGATTATTCTGCGTTAAGACTATTAAAGACTATTGAAGAGTGGCGGTTCCTCAGGCTCCATCGGCCTGAGGATTAAGGAGATCAGCCTTTCGGATATCCTTCTATGACAACCACTCAGCGCATTGGCATTCTCACTAGCGGCGGCGACTGCCCCGGCCTCAACGCCGTCATTCGAGCGGTGGTCAAATGCGCCAATCGGCGTGGGTGGGATGTGATTGGCATTCCCTATAGCACCGATGGCTTTATGCAGGTGGCCGACGGCCAGTACGACCCCGACCACCTGCGGCTCACCGACCACGGCTACGACATTCCCGGCATTTTGCAGGGGCTCGATGTGCTGCAATTTCTCAGCGGCACCATTCTGGGCTCGCTCAGCAAAAGCCGCTTCGACGGGCCTGACCAAATGGCCAAAATTTTGGCGGGCTACGAAAAACTCAACCTCGATGCGCTAATTGCGATCGGTGGCGACGGCAGCCTCGATATTATCTACGACCTAGCCCAGCGCGGCGGCTGGAACCTGATCGGTATTCCCAAGACCATCGATAATGATGTGCCGTTTACCGAAAAATCGATTGGCTTCAATACCGCTGTGCAGACAGTGAACAGCGCCCTCTACGACCTCACCTTTACCGCTGCCAGCCACGATCGCGTCATGGTGGTCGAAGTCATGGGCCGCGACGCCGGGCACCTGGCCCTCCACGGCGGTATCGCGGGCGGGGCCGATGTGATTTTAATTCCTGAGCTGGTGCCCGAACTCAACCCCCTAGTTGTTACTCAGATCTGTCAGCACATTGCCGATCTGCGCCAGCGGGGCCGCAAGTTTGCCCTCGTGGTTGTGGCTGAAGGTGTCCATGGCGAAGACGGCAAGCCTCAGCACCTGATTGGCGAATCGTTGGCGACGGCGATCGCCGAGCGCAGCCGCACCCTCTGCCAAACCGGCGATACCGCCTACTGCGATATGGACCGGGTCGAAACTCGCGCCATGGTGCTGGGCCACATTCAGCGCAGCGGCATTCCTACTGCTAGCGATCGCCTGCTGGCCTCAGCCTTTGGCCGCAAAGCCGTAGACCTAATCGCCGAAGGCCGCTACAACCGCCTGGTGGTGTGGGAGGCAGGCCGCGTGCGCTCTAAAGACCTAGGTGACGTGATTGCCACCGTGCGTGAGTGCCACCTGCGCGGCATCTGCCCCAGCCCGGTCGAAACCGATAGCACCATGGTCAAAGTGGCCCGATCGCTCGGCATCTATGTGGGCGACCCCGACACCCTGCCCGACCCCAAGGCCGTTATGCAGGAAGCGCAAGTCGTTTAAGCCCCTGCACCACAGGACAGTTGAGGCTGGCTCCCTGTAGTCTAATCTGAGCAGTCTCGACTAAGACCATGGTTGCCAAAGGCTTTTTCAACGACGTTTCTCTCTCAGCGATCATCGCGGGGTTTGTCACCGTGCTGGTAGGCTTTACCAGTTCAGCGGTGATTGTGTTTCAGGCCGCCCAGGCGTTCAGTGCCACCCCCGCCGAAATCGCGTCCTGGATGTGGGCCTTGGGGTTGGGCATGGGCTTGACCTGCATTGGCCTATCGCTGCGCTACCGTGCGCCAGTGGTCACCGCTTGGTCTACACCGGGGGCGGCCTTGCTGATTACCTCGGCAACGGGGGTGCCCATGGCCGAGGCGATCGGGGCGTTTTTGCTGTCGGGAATGCTGATTACCCTTGCTGGATTTAGCGGTTGGTTTGAACGGTTGATGAGTCGCATTCCCCTGGCGCTGGCAGCAGGAATGCTGGCCGGGGTACTGCTGCGCTTTGGGCTGGATGTGTTTACGGCCATGCAGACCCAATTTGCCATGACCTTTGCCATGTTTTGCACCTACTTAGCCATGCGCCGCGCCCAGCCGCGCTACGCCGTAGTGGCGGCATTGGGGGTTGGTATTGCGATCGCAGCGCTGCAAAACCTGATCCAGTTCGACAGCGTGAGCCTGCAACTGGCTAGGCCCGTCTTCACGGTTCCCCAGTTTTCGCTCGGGGCGACGATTGGTGTGGCTCTACCGCTGTTTGTGGTCACGATGGCCTCTCAAAATGTGCCGGGGGTTGCCGTGCTGCGGGCCTCTGGCTATGGCACCGTGCCGATCTCGCCCGTCATTGGCTGGACCGGAGCCGCAACGGTGGTGCTCGCCCCATTTGGTGCCTTTGCCCTCAATTTGGCCGCCATTACCGCCGCCATTTGCATGGGGCGTGAGGCCCACGAAGACCCCGGCAAGCGCTATGTAGCGGCGATCGCCGCCGGGTTTTTCTACCTGCTGATCGGCTTTTTTGGCGCTACCGTCGCCGCCCTATTAGCCGCCTTCCCGCCAGAACTGGTGCTGGCGATCGCCGGTCTGGCCCTGTTTGGTACCATCGGCAACGGCTTGTTTACCGCCCTGCAAAACGAAGGCGATCGCGAACCCGCCCTAATCACCTTCTTGGTCACCGCTTCGGGCATCACGCTCTTTGGCATCGGCTCTGCGTTTTGGGGGCTAGTTGCCGGTTTACTAGCCCTGATCGTGTTTCAGTTCAAGCGCCCATCGTTAAACTCATAACCCTTCATGTTTGCTCTGAGGCACAGAACCAAGGATTGCTGAACCAGCCCCTCAGCGCCGCCGTCGATACTCAAATTCTCGCAACCGCCGCTGAAATTGCTGCCAGTGGTCATTCATCTCGGCTAGAGAAACCTCGAAACGCTGGGCGGGCTGGTCAGCCAGGGCGATCGCCACCAGCCCCTTTTGTACCTCTAAGCCAAAGTCGGCATACACCTGAGTGGCCGCCGCGCGATAGGCCGCTATCTGCAAAAAATAATCTTCCAACCACTGGGGCTGCTTGGGGCGCAGCGCCGTCTTCCAGTCGCACAGGTACAACTCACCGTCAATCATCACCAGCGCATCGGGAAAGCCCACAAACCCCGCCCTGTGCCACACCGCCCCTTCCACCAGCAGCACCTCTTCTACCTGGGCCAGTACCGACTGAATCGAGGCCCAATAGCCTGCTAAATCAGCCGAAATTTCGACCGGTTTGCCATTGAGGTGGGCGGCAATTTGCTTGTGCAAGCGAGTGCCCGCCGAAGACGCGTTGCCCGAAATGCGCTGGGCTTCGTCAACGCCCACCCGCTGCCGCCAGCGCTGAAGCGCTTCTCGTGCCTCCTGGGGTTTGGTGGCCGACAGCACGGTTGTGACACCGGGATAACAGCGGCCCTCAACCTCGTAAAGCATTTTATGATCGCGACGCACCCGTTTGGCCGCATAGCGAGGAAGTCGATGCACCATAGCCAAAAATCCTATACCGTCACGAAAGCCAAAACCCATCGCCGAGCACTTGGAGCAACGGCAATGGGTTTTGGGCAAGATTGGGTGGGGTGTAGCAGCGATCGCCAGCGACCCGCTAAACGTTGAGCCCTTTCTTACTGCGCTTTAACTGCTTATAAAGCGTCTTAATTTGGTCGTAGGCTTCATCGGGTGAAAGCTTGCCGCCGGTTTGCAGACCAGAAATGTAGCCAATGCGGTGGGCGAATTCCTGCAAATTGGCATTAAACGTGAGTTGCTGGGGCGAAAACTCACCGTAATAGCGACTGCGGGGGCAGAGAAAATTGTCAATTTCGTTACGATTAGAAGAATTAGATTGGGTCATTGAGTCACCCCCATTTATTTTATTAACCTAATTATAATCTTCCCTTAACCAATGTCGATCGTATCAAGGCCCTCAGCGATCGCCCCCCTTCTCACGATAGAAAATGCTTTGGTATTACTATTTGCCTAACTAAGGCTGGTCGATTGAACGACCAGTATTGTCTCAGGCAGAGAGGCTAAGGCTGGGTTGGTGCAACTCCAAGGTTTGCTCTACCGCCCAGGTGTGCAGGTCTTGCAAAGCGCGATCGCGGTATTGGCCGTAGCGCTCTTTTTTGCCCCGCACTTTTACCGGCAGGGGCGGCAAAATGCCAAAGTTTGGCGGCATCGGCTGAAAGTGCTTCGGTTCGGCGGAGGTAATGAAATCGATCAGCGCCCCCAGCATCATCGTTGCAGGCAGGGTTAAGGGATCTTGCCCCAAGGCCAGCCGGGCTGCATTTGTCCCCGCTAGCCAGCCACCCGCCACCGCCGCCGTATAGCCCTCGGTACCCACCAGCTGCCCCGCCGCCAGCAAAGTTGAGCGAGCCTTAAATTGCATCGTGGCGTGCAGCAGCTCGGGCGAATTTAAAAACGTGTTGCGGTGCATCACGCCCATCCGCACAAATTCGGCCTTCTCCAACCCCGGAATCAGGCGGAACACCCGTACCTGTTCGCCCCAGCGCAGGTTGGTCTGAAAGCCCACCATGTTCCACAGCTGGCCGCCCTTATCTTCCTGGCGCAGCTGCACCACGGCGTAGGGTTTCTTGCTCTTGTTCTCGGGGGCTTTAAAGTCGCCCAGGCGGGCATCGAACAGACCCACGGGCTTGAGCGGGCCGTAGCGCATGGTGTCTTCGCCGCGCCGCGCCATTTCTTCGATGGGCAGACAGGCTTCAAAGAATTTTGCCGTCTCGCGCTCAAAGTCCTTAAGCTCGGCCTGCTCCGCGTTGCACAGCTCAGTCCAAAAGTGCAGGTACTGCTCCTTATTCATGGGGCAGTTGAGGTAGGCGGCTTCCCCGCGATCGTAGCGCGAGGCCATAAAGGCCACCGACTGGTCAATGCTTTCACCCACCACAATTGGGCTGGCGGCGTCGAAAAAGCTCATGTAGCCCTGGCCCGTGAACCGCTCTAGGTCTACCGATAGGGCTTCGCTGGTGAGGGGGCCAGTGGTCAGCACGGTAATGCCATCGTCGGGAATGCGGGTTACTTCATCTCGGCGCAGCTCGATTAGCGGGTGCTGCTCTAGGGTTGCGGTGAGATCTTGGCTAAAGATGCCGCGATCGACCGCCAGGGCACCCCCCGCCGGTACCTGGTGCTGGTCGGCCTTGCCGATGACCACTGAGCCTAGCTGCCGCAGTTCTTCGTGGAGCAGGCCCGAGGCGCGATCGCTCGACATTGCCCCAAAGGAGTTGCTGCACACCAGTTCGGCGACGTGCTCGCTGTGGTGGGCCGGGGAGGTTTTGTGGGGGCGCATTTCGTGCAGCACCACGGGCACCCCGGCCTGGGCAATCTGCCAGGCGGCCTCGGTACCGGCCAGCCCGCCGCCGATCACATGAATGGGGTCTGGGGTTTGCACTGCGTAGCCCTCAAAATTCAGCTTTTCTAGGATAACGATTCTAGCCGATTGAAGGCGTTGCAGTACTTCTATCGTGCAGGCAACGATGGGTCTGGCGGAGGGTATTGAAAGTGATCAGGATTAACATCTGCACAGAAACACAGGCTCACTGTGGCAAATTTCAATGGCAAACCTGGACAAAAGGTAGGCTGTGGACTCGAACAACCTAGATGTTCTTGGGGCACGGTGGCACCCAACCCCACAGTGGGCTGCCTAAGCCGATCCACCACGGGATCGTCAAACCTCTGTCACAGGTCTGCCATAGGGCTCGGTTACGCTCAAGGCTATCTACAGACTATAGGGTCTGACCCGGCGGCAGCAGACCCTCTGCCTTGGCATCCTGGAGATGCCGATACGCGCTGGTTTCAGCTTCCTACCGTTCTGTGGCTAGTACTCTAAACCTGCTGCTGTGCTATGCCTCAACTTCGCCACCCTTTGGCCCTCATGTCTAAAATTGCCGCCTGGTCACCCGCCCAAAAAGCCCTGGCCCTCACCTCAACGCTGACCCTGGTTGGGCTACCCGTTCTCACTACAGCCGCCTGGGCTACCTGGCAAGATAGCCCCAAGAGCGTTTTAGACGAAGCTTGGCAAATCGTCCATCGCTCCTACGTTGACCCCAATTTTAACCAGATAGACTGGATGCAAGAGCGGCAGTCACTGCTGGGTCAGGAATACACCTCTCCGGATGCGGCCTACGCAGCGCTGGAGGACGTGCTGGCGAAGCTCAATGACCCTTACACCCGGTTTATGACACCGGAGGAGTTTCAGGCGTTTTCGAGTCAGACCAGTGGGCAGTTGGTGGGAGTGGGCATGCGCCTTGCCCTTGAACCCGATACCGAAGCGCTGATGGTGGTGCAGCCCATTGAAGGCTCTCCGGCCATGGCCGCCAACGTGCAGTCGGGGGATCGTATCTTGCAGATCAATGGTGCCTCGACCCAGGGTATGACCGTAGAGGCCGCCGCCAGCCAAATTCGCGGTGAAGCGGGCACGACGGTAGAGTTGCTAATGCAGCGCAACGATACGGCCCCCTTTGCCGTTACCCTCACCCGCGCCCGTATTGACCTGCCGGTGGTCACCTCAGCCCTGCGAGAAACCGAGGGGCAGCGCATTGGCTACCTACGCCTGAGCGAGTTTAATGCTCAGTCTGCCGAACAGATGGAGCGGGCGATCAAAAACCTGGAGCAGCAGCAGGTCGAGGGCTATGTGCTCGATCTGCGCAACAATCCAGGGGGAATTTTAGGGCAGGCGATCGCGATCGCCCGCATGTGGATCGATGAGGGTCCGATCGTGCGCACCGTAGATCGGGCTGGCCAGGCCGAAGCGGTCAGCGCCAACCATACCGCTCTGACCGACAAACCGTTGGTGGTGTTGGTCAACGGCAACTCAGCCAGTGCTAGCGAGGTGCTCACCGGGGCGCTGCAAGACGATCGCCGGGCTACAGTGGTGGGCACGCAGACCTTTGGCAAAGCCCTGGTGCAGTCGGTCAACCGCCTGCGGGATGGCTCGGGCCTGAATGTCACCATCGCCCACTACTACACTCCTTCCGGGGCCGACATCAACCACAAAGGCATTACGCCCGACCTAGTGGCCGAGTCACCCGAAGCCGCCCAGCGAGAGCTGTGGATGCACCCCGATCGCATCGGCACTGAGCAAGATAGTCAGTACGTGGTGGCAATTGACCAACTGCGAGGGGCGATTGCGGCTAGATCGTCAACCCAGGCACGCCGCTAGCACTTGACCAAGCTGATTGTGACAGACTCTAAACGTTGAGGGGGTCAGGTGTCAGGTTCATAGCAGACCTAGAACCTGACACCTGATACCACATCCGATTTGGTAAACCCCGGTTCATAATCCAGGAACCCCGTAGGGGCGTAGCATGCTACGCCCCTACAAATCGGAGGTATTCGTTCAGGATTCAGGATGAAACCGCAGGGGCGAACGGCCGTTCGCCCAGCGGAATCGGGAGTAGCCAAGTAGGATTTGGTATCCCCTCAAATTCGCGCTGAATAAAGCTAACTAGCCTGGTGATGAGGGGCCAGGTCATGGCAAAGCTGCCGGATGGACTCAGCCGGAGACGAGAGGCCAGGCTGTGACACCCGCTGGTAGCTGCGGTAAGCGGCCTGAAACTGCCCCAAACGGTGCAGGGCCACGCTGCGAAAAAGCCAGGCCTGACGGTGGCTGGGCGATCGCCAGAGGGCCTGATTGCAACAGGTGAGTGCCGCCTCGGGTTGGTTGAGCAAGATGAACAGCACCGCCTTTTGCACCCAAAACCGAGGATCGGCCAACCCAGCCAATTCCTGGGCCTGCTCCAGACTTTGCAAGGCGTCATCGTAGAGGCCCAGGCAAGCCAGGGCATCAGCGCGGCTAGACCAGCTCTCAGCATCGTGGGGATGAACCGTCAGAGCTTGCCTAAACTGCGCTAGCGCCTCACGATAGCGGCCCATCTCTAGGAGGAGTTTGCCCCGTTCGCGGTGGTGCCGGGCCTCGGTTTCGTAGTCAAGGGCGGGAATCGGGCGGGGCGGACGGTGGCCAGTGGGCAGAATTTGGCGATCTCGAACGCACGTTTCCATAGCGTTTGTCCTTTTTGAGTGAGAGAAGCGATTGATTTGGTGACTAACGTTAATGACCCGATGTGGCAACGGTGTGTCAGGAGCATTTCAGCGATATTGCAGAGCTGAAAACGGGCTAGGTTGTCATACTGCCGCCATGGCAATGCCACAGCTCGCCCTTAAGCTAATACCGAATCCGAATTCCATACCCCGCCTCCCAAACGGCCAACCCGCAGGGGCGCACGCCATGCGCCCGGCTGAACCGGGAGTAGCCAAGCAGGATATAGTCACTATCAATCGCCCGTTGGGAGTGAAAGACGCCACCTATGCCCACCGCATTGTGTTTCCCCAGACCGTCAGCATCGTTACCCACGAAGCTGGGAAACGCTCTCTTGCTACATTACTGGGGCTAGTGTCAGAGCATCTTCCAAGTCATCGTTTCCCCGGCCCGCAGCGGCACCAGGCCAGCATCGACAAAGGGCAGCTCATCGGGAATCCGCCAGGTCGTTTTGCTCAGGGTAATGCGATCGCCATTGCGCGGCAGCTGGTAAAAGTCTGGCCCATAAAAGCTGGCAAACGCCTCCAGTTTATCGAGGGCGTCAACACTCTCAAACGCCTCCGCGTACAGTTCCATCGCGTGCAACGCCGAAAAACACCCCGCGCAGCCACAGGCGCTTTCTTTGCCATTACGGGGATGGGGGGCGCTATCGGTGCCCAGAAAAAACTTGGGATTGCCTGAGGTCGCCGCCTGCAAAAGTGCCTGCCGGTGGGTCTCGCGCTTCAAAATGGGCAGGCAGTAGTAGTGGGGCCGCAGGCCTCCTTGAAACAAACTATTGCGGTTAAACAACAGATGCTGGGGAGTGATCGTCGCGGCGATGTTGTCGGTCGCCAAGACAAACTCCACCGCATCGGCGGTAGTAATGTGCTCTAACACCACCCGCAATTGCGGGAATCGCTGCTTTAGGGGCATCAAGTGTTTCTCAATAAACACTTTCTCGCGATCGAACATATCCACCGCTGAATCGGTGACTTCACCGTGGAGCAACAGCGGCATATCAACCTGCTGCATCGCCTCAAAGACGCGATCGCACTTGCTGATCTCGGTGACGCCAGAGTCTGAATTGGTCGTCGCCCCAGCGGGGTAATACTTCACGGCTTTGACAAACTCAGCCGCCTTGGCCGCCACAATCTCTTCGGGGTCGGTGTTGTCAGTGAGGTAGAGAGTCATCAACGGCTCAAACGGCTGGCCCGCTGGCACCGCCGCCAGAATGCGATCGCGGTAAGCCGCCGCCTCAGCCACCGAGCGCACCGGGGGCTTCAAATTGGGCATGACAATGGCGCGAGAAAATTGCCGCACCGTGTGGGGCAGTACCGCATTCAGGGCCGCACCGTCGCGCAGATGCAGGTGCCAATCGTCGGGTCGAGTAATCGTCAGCGTTTCCATAGGTTCATCATTCCATTGTTTAAGCCTAAATAAATTGAGATTGTCGAACTAATATAGCTGTGGCCAGCCTGGTTAAGACCTCTCCCTTAAGAACGTTTGAACGTTCACACGTTCTCAGGGCTTCTGGATGTTCTAACCCAGATGATCATGGCTATAACGGCGTTAGACGATGCGATCGCCCCTTCGATCGGCCTAATTCGCTAGCAAGAGGCTTCTCTCGAAAGGTAGAGGACAGAACTAGGGCGGCGATCTAGTTTTGAGGAGTCGCCTACGGGAGAATTCCGATGGATTTACTGACCTGGGCCATTATTGCCTTAGTTGTAGCCGTTATTGCCGGAGCGTTGGGGTTTACCGGCATTGCCCGAGGAGCCGCCACTATCGCCCGCGTTCTGTTTGGTATTTTTCTGGTGATCGCTCTGATTTTGTTTGTGATGGTGGTATTGGGCGTAGGCCTCGCCACCTGAGCTTAAATCCTGCTGGGCAACGCTCAAACCTATACCCCCCAAGGCCTAGCTCAGCCGCACCACAGCCTCATTATCCAGCAGCGTATTGCCGGTAAGAATATCTTCTACCGTAATGCGCAGCAGCCGATCGCTGTCTACTTGAAACAGCACCCGCACCCGATCGCTGCCCGGAAACCCCGGCGGGTCGAGCTGAGCGATCGTGCGGGCTCCCTCGCGATCGTTGAGGGGTTGCACCGAGGGGGAATCGCCGCCGAGCTGCCGCGTCACCAGCCGACCGTTTTCAAAGTACACCTCGGTCTGGGTGCTGGCTGCCCCCAGCTCACCGACAATCAGCTCAATACTCGGCTGCTTTTCCACCGAAGCGCCTAGAGTAATTTCTACAGGCGCACTCATCGGGTAGGGCTGCCCCTGGGGCAAAATCGAGTGCCAGCCGTGGCGGTTGTTGCGCCGATCCCAGTAGCGCATGCCATAGCTATGGTAGAGAAAGTCTTCGACCGCTAAGCCCTGGGCAATTTGCAACGCCCCCTGGGCGACGGCTTCAAAGGGGCGATCGCACCTTACCTTCTCGGCTCCAAACCGCTCCGTCACCCACCGCTGCACCGCTGGAATCTGCGCCGTGCCCCCCACCAGCAGCACCGCATCAATGGCGTCGGCCCCCAGGCCCTGGCGTTGCCCCTGCTGCAATACCTGGCTGAGTCCCTTTTCTAACCGCTCAAAAAACTGGTTTTCGCTCAAAATGGCTTCAAACTGGTCGCGGCTCAGGGCCAAGTCGTAGGTGTCAAAGGTTTCGTCGTCAAAGTAGGCTTCTGCCGCCTCCAGTTGGTTAGACAGGGCAATTTTTAGCCGCTCTGCCAGGCGCTGCACCACCGCTCCGCCGGGCACTCCTTGAGTGGCGAAATGCTCTACTAACCACTGGTCAATGTCGGCTCCGCCCAGGTTTTCGCCCGCCTTGGCCAGCACCCGTGCCACCTCTGGCTTTTGAGCGCTGGTTTGCTCGGCTCCCTGGCCCCGCCACTTGAGCAAAAAGCCCGTCGGCTTTTTCTGGGCCGGGGCCACCAGCCGCACCAACGACCAATCGAGAGTGCCGCCGCCAAAGTCGAGCACCAGCAGGGTTTGCTCCCCCGTTAATCCGTAGCCCAGGGCCGCCGCCGTCGGCTCATCGATCAGCCGCACTTCTTTAAAATCTAGGGCAGCAGCCACATCCCCCAGCCACAGGCGGTAGGCCTCAAAGCTATCGACAGGCACCGTCAGCACCAGGCTGTCGTCGTCTCCCGCTACGGCCCGCACCTGGGTGAGCAGCGATCGCAGAAACCACTCCCCCAACTGCTCAAAGGAGAGAGTTGTGCCGTCAATATCGGGCAGAAACCCTTGCAGCGGCGTGCCAATGCCGCGCTTAATATTGGCAAAAAAGCGGGGATCAGCGGCAATATCGAGGCCGCGATCGCGCACCATCTGCCCCACCATCACGCCACCAGCAGCGGGCTGCTCTACATAGATCAGGCTCGGCACTAGGGGCGGCACCGTCGCCAAGCTCACGCTCAGCCCCGGCAGGGCTAGGGTCTCTGGGCTTTCTGTGACTGGGTTCCAACGAGCGACGACGGTATTGCTGGTGCCAAAATCAACCGCTAAGGCCATGGGGGCAGAAAAACGACAGTGCTTCCTATCCTATCGGGAGTGGGGATCACCCGGCAGCTGTTTCTCCTGCTCTGGGTCCCGGCGATCGGCTGGCCAAGATTTAACCACCACCAGCGCCAGCGTCAACACCGTAAGGGGAATCACAAACAGCAGCATGACTTGGCTATAGAGCCCCAGCTGGGCATGGTCTGCCGCCCTCAAGATCAGGTAGGTGACGTAGGCGACGTAGTAGCCGGTAAACAGCCCCCCCTCCCAGCGGGTAATCACATTGCCGGTCAGAAAAATGGGCAGACAAGCCAGCGCTACCGCCACCATCACCGGCAAGTCAAAATACAGCACCGAGTTGGGAATGCTGATGCCCGTCCCCGACGACACCGCCGTCACCCCCAGCACAGTCAAAATGTTGAAAATGTTGCTGCCGACGACGTTGCCCACTGCAATGTCACGCTCTCCCCGAAAGGTGGCCACCGCCGAGGTCGCCAGTTCCGGTAATGACGTTCCTGCTGCCACAATCGTCAGGCCAATGACCAATTGGCTCACCCCGAGGGCCTGGGCAATGCTCACCGCGCCCGTGACAAACCACTGCGACCCCCACACCAACGCCACCAGCCCCAACCCCATGTAGGCCAGGTTAGTGATCCAAGTCCATTTGCCCGGGGGCGTGGGGCCATACTCGCGATCGTATTCTGACTGCACCTCGGCATTGGTTTCGCGGCGACTTTGGTAGATCAAAAATAGAGTGTAAACCAGGCCCCCAATCAGCAAGATAATGCCGTCGCTCGGTTGCAGCAGCTGGTCTAGAGAAAACAACAGCAGCAGCGCCGAAATACCCACCATAATTGGCACATCGAGCCGAATCAGCTGCTGGGCCACCGGCAGCGGGGCCAACAAGGACGACAGCCCCAAAATCACCAGCACGTTGAAAATGTTGCTGCCGATCACGTTGCCTAGGGCAATGTCACCCTGGCCCGCTAGGCTAGACTGCACACTCACGGCCATCTCTGGGGCGCTAGTTCCGTAGGCGACAATGGTTAGGCCAATAATCAGCGGCGAAATTCCTAGCAGCCCGGCCAGTTTAGACGCGCCCCGCACCAGCGACTCGGCCCCCACCAGCAATAGCCCCCCACCCGCAATCAGCAATAGGATGGCAACGGTCATACTTGCAAGCTCACTCGCTAAACGCTCTACTTAAAGGTGAAAAGTGGCCCCCCGCTTAAGGCAGGCGGGTGCTTAACCCCGTTAAGGCCAACCTCTAGTATGTCTGATTCTGATCCATCTCTGTTGAAAG is a genomic window of Nodosilinea sp. E11 containing:
- the pyrC gene encoding dihydroorotase; the protein is METLTITRPDDWHLHLRDGAALNAVLPHTVRQFSRAIVMPNLKPPVRSVAEAAAYRDRILAAVPAGQPFEPLMTLYLTDNTDPEEIVAAKAAEFVKAVKYYPAGATTNSDSGVTEISKCDRVFEAMQQVDMPLLLHGEVTDSAVDMFDREKVFIEKHLMPLKQRFPQLRVVLEHITTADAVEFVLATDNIAATITPQHLLFNRNSLFQGGLRPHYYCLPILKRETHRQALLQAATSGNPKFFLGTDSAPHPRNGKESACGCAGCFSALHAMELYAEAFESVDALDKLEAFASFYGPDFYQLPRNGDRITLSKTTWRIPDELPFVDAGLVPLRAGETMTWKML
- a CDS encoding DUF1328 domain-containing protein, whose translation is MDLLTWAIIALVVAVIAGALGFTGIARGAATIARVLFGIFLVIALILFVMVVLGVGLAT
- a CDS encoding Hsp70 family protein, whose product is MALAVDFGTSNTVVARWNPVTESPETLALPGLSVSLATVPPLVPSLIYVEQPAAGGVMVGQMVRDRGLDIAADPRFFANIKRGIGTPLQGFLPDIDGTTLSFEQLGEWFLRSLLTQVRAVAGDDDSLVLTVPVDSFEAYRLWLGDVAAALDFKEVRLIDEPTAAALGYGLTGEQTLLVLDFGGGTLDWSLVRLVAPAQKKPTGFLLKWRGQGAEQTSAQKPEVARVLAKAGENLGGADIDQWLVEHFATQGVPGGAVVQRLAERLKIALSNQLEAAEAYFDDETFDTYDLALSRDQFEAILSENQFFERLEKGLSQVLQQGQRQGLGADAIDAVLLVGGTAQIPAVQRWVTERFGAEKVRCDRPFEAVAQGALQIAQGLAVEDFLYHSYGMRYWDRRNNRHGWHSILPQGQPYPMSAPVEITLGASVEKQPSIELIVGELGAASTQTEVYFENGRLVTRQLGGDSPSVQPLNDREGARTIAQLDPPGFPGSDRVRVLFQVDSDRLLRITVEDILTGNTLLDNEAVVRLS
- a CDS encoding calcium/sodium antiporter — translated: MTVAILLLIAGGGLLLVGAESLVRGASKLAGLLGISPLIIGLTIVAYGTSAPEMAVSVQSSLAGQGDIALGNVIGSNIFNVLVILGLSSLLAPLPVAQQLIRLDVPIMVGISALLLLFSLDQLLQPSDGIILLIGGLVYTLFLIYQSRRETNAEVQSEYDREYGPTPPGKWTWITNLAYMGLGLVALVWGSQWFVTGAVSIAQALGVSQLVIGLTIVAAGTSLPELATSAVATFRGERDIAVGNVVGSNIFNILTVLGVTAVSSGTGISIPNSVLYFDLPVMVAVALACLPIFLTGNVITRWEGGLFTGYYVAYVTYLILRAADHAQLGLYSQVMLLFVIPLTVLTLALVVVKSWPADRRDPEQEKQLPGDPHSR